The genomic DNA taaaaaaaagccttgcctgtaccggaagtagcgtgatgtcacaggctgaagggctcctcacatttccccattgttttcaatgcagcgagagcgattcggaccgagaatgcgacgattaccccattaatttgagccaggatgaaagattcgtggatgaggacgttagagtgaaggactagagtgcagtgcaggacatatcctttttcgctctgaccgtaacttaggtacaagctggctcattggattccaggctctctcctttttctattgtggatcacggatttgtattttaaaccacctcggatactatatcctcttgaaaatgagagtcgagaacgcgaaatggacattcacagtgacttttatctccacgacaatacatcggcgaagcactttagctacggagctaacgtgatagcatcgtgcttaactgcatatagaaacaaaagaaataaacccctgactggaaggatagacagaaaatcaacaacactattaaaccatggacctgtaactacacggttaatgctttccagcctggcgaagcttaacaatgctgttgctaacaatgccatttaagctaacttagcaaccggacctcgacagagctatgctaaaaacattagctctacaCCTACGCCAGcaggccctcatctgctcatcaacacccgtgctcacctgcgttccagcgatcgacggaaggacgaaggacttcacccgatcatccgtgcggtcggcggctagcgcgtctgctatccaagtcaaagtcctcctggttgtgttgctacagccagccgctaatacaccgatcccacctacaactttcttctttgcagtcttcattgttcattcaacaaattgcaaaagattcaccaacacagatgtccagaatactgtggaattttgagacgaatacagagttttttgtattggattcaatgggttccgaatacttccgtttaacttttgacgtcacgcgcatacgtcatcatacatagacgtttttcaatcggaagtttagcaggaaatttaaaattgcactttattagttaacccggccgtattggcatgtgttgcaatgttaagatttcatcattgatatataaactatcagactgcgtggtcggtagtagtgggtttcagtaggcctttagactTCACACacaagtgtgaaaatacaaaataacgatctatttgagaaatcagactaatttagtgcatggaaacgtagtccgtgtttttaaagacctcctgcaaaaaatgctagtcaaaaattATAAACATTGGACCTGACCTAaatggttaagaacccctgttctTTATGATCAGACTGTTAGGAATTActacaaaaacactggtcaaagatcttctatatccgTGTTTCTTATGGGCCGCGGGGAGACGTATCTATTTTTAAGCGACAGGCCGCAGCGATACGCAGTTGTAAGTAGGGAtaggtacttttataggcaccaacGGAACTCCGTCAGTTCTTCCGAGTATCGTTTCAGGTAAAATCGAACTGTGGTATAATTAGATACCCTTTGTTGTACCTAACGTCATGTCCAGTTGCAGAGTTGGCTGCCTCAAACACGTGCAACActcaggtaatgttgcaattttccatgcctgATAAAAAGTAATCCAACGTACAGTAAGGCCCAATCCCAATACACCCCCTCACCCTACTTTTTAGCCCTATCCTTACATTTTGCACAATCCCGTGAAGGTAGTGGTGTCCCAATGACACTTTGCATGCAGGGGTATGAATCTAGCCCTTCAGGGTGAGGGATTTCAGATGCTGACTTGCTCAGGTAGAAAATGCACAATTTCTGCATaagttatataatatattacatgttagtttGGAACGTTAGTTTGTAATGTTTGCCAGCAAACCACGCTAGCTAACGTTAggctaaaataataaataataatatttaaagctTGCATATGTGAAAACATTAACGTTACATACCTTCAGAAAATTCACAAGAGAGAACAGTCATAGATGGCGGATTCTTCTTCCGTGTAGTTCTTTGTTTATTCATCAACTGAAGCAtgatgaaggtaaaaaaaaaaaaaaaactcagccgTTAATTCCATTGCTGTCGGGTTTGTTGTGTAATTGTGGGACTAGAGctgtggtgtcaaactcattttagatcaggggccacatggagaaaaatctactcacaAGTAggccggactagtaaaatcacggcacgatcacttaaaaataaagacaacttcagattactttcgttgtttaaaaatacaacaaacactatgaaattgtacaaatcataatgttgttgttttttacacttacatgttgcggttaatctatctttattttctgaataaattatgtgatgatgttcatcagtcaactcattggtgttaattttcaatccatcaagataaaaaaaatgtatcaaaatccaattacagtatattatttatgtagtttgatcattttcctcgactggtgtactaacgtggtttattttgtacaaatgTAGCATCATctccaaagatacaaagaattgctattgcgacatccagtagacacatttagaacagctgtttctttcattcaaaaatttaaggttaatttttgtacttagcaaactcatcccgcgggccggatgaaacctgtttgcgggcctgatcggGCCCTCGGGCCCCATGTTTGACACCCTGGACTAGAGCATTGTACAGTGCaccgctactaataaagtactgtggcactaatgaattaaaaagttCTACTGCCTTTGGAAAACATCCGTAATTATTTTTCATCCACATGTGCTGCCCTGTTAAAACGTACACACTGAGCGCATACAATCATCAAAaggaataatgacaaaataacagcaattctactggttaacaaAAATGTGCGTGGAAGGCAATatgaaggtatttgggcttcagacCTGTCAATAAAGACGATGCTTTAAACACAGAAGTGCtgcgctgctttaaaacatgcctcaccAAATGTGTCAATACAAATTTGCTTCAAGTTTAGGTAAACATTTGAATAAACATTAAgacctgcacaaggagtttaaagcgTGGCAGGTAATACAGTTAACAGCTTCCCTCGtgcatatatacagtagatacaaGACACGCTTACATCTGGTTGGCATGTTGAAAATTATTAGACCAGTCATAACCGCCCATGTAATGTAAAATAATGCAAGTCAATTGACTgaatctttaacaatgtgtgttttacatgCTACTTGTCTTATCTGTGTATTTTTAGCCTTGTTTTCAGTGTTGTATAATTAtggtatttgtcttaaagcacaggtcaaaattggcaaccataaatcaggaagcatttaatacaatgtcaataaagctttctattctattttaacCTATTTTTAAATTATGGCAGACTTTATCTGATATgtaaaaataattgtaaactgttatttgagtgcaataggaaaagcCCTTGTGTTTAATccgcattttaattttaattctaaTAATGTTCTTTGGGTGCAAcaagaaacatttgtttaatcATAAGTTTTATCATAACtgttctgttaaaatgaagccaataattatatttttttgtcgtccttttttttttttaagtatcaaaaagtattgaaatacatgacGATATACatattggtaccaaaatattggtgtctgTTCAACTCTAGGTGGGACGTATGTGCAAACATTTATGTAGTCACTTATTCTTGGGGAAGATTACACAGCTCTACTCCTTTTTGCTTCATTTTGAGGGTGTATTTGGTGAGggctagtggtagtgagtgagggggtGTATTGGGATTGGGCCTAAAGCGCCACTTTTCATAATGCACTAGCTAATTAGTATTGGATTTGCCaaagacatgctactgattagcattagcaatcttACATGGCGATATCAACACATCCAAATTTGGGGATGAAAACTacgactaagatgcacattaaaatcaaacatctggtgtgtaataagtacaatatttccagtataaacatgttgcagggggtgcaacaaaagacaagaTTCAGCTTACTGGCAAAGACTAAGCAACATAACTCGATACACTAGTGCAgatctgggcattctgcggcccacgggctgcatccggccctttgtgcgtccctgtccggcccgcgtgaggccaattataaattacaaaatacattttaaaaagtatctatgtcgagtgtgcaatacaacggtgctgcttttgttttgaaaatcgttatttgtattacttccgtgtggacgtatgcgtgtgcgtgattgtgagtgaatgtgaacagctgcaatcataaaataacaaaattaagttgaaaaaacatctatgtcgtgcgcgcaatacaactgtgctgcttttattttgaaaagtattatttctgggcgtgtgtccgtgtgtaacctgcgagtgaaggtgcacatgcagcgacaagtgatgcacggtttacacccgagacgctaaaaagagaaaagttgatgaagaatggcgtgtttccaacaagacatggactgcaaagcaacatgCCCTCTAAggcgcgcgcctgcgcaattgcgcactgttcaagcgtctgctgcgcgcagcaaatatatgccgcgcaccaaatcaaatcccacctgaattctaaacaaaataaacatatttattctatgtaattttgcaatgcaactttgagtgacagtgacaacaagcggccctaacggtgttcgtcaacaccgttcaattgaacaccgttcaattattgtaacgtctatcgagatgcttcgaggacaggaattatattgatcactttattgagcaaaactgtttatatttggacataaccacaccaaaaacatgagtaaaacaattatatctccaaaaactagtcattttctgccatacaaaccaggccaaaaccaacttgtcatctgtcaccaacacgcatagcactaaaccactggtgcgtttatggccacacaaaaagtcggacaactcaaacaccacacaaagttacactatgactcctcagtcatacgtgtgcttattttactgtcatttattattaatgttaatttatatatattagtcatggaatgactaatatatataaacacactatgttgaagtattactattattattaattattattattattattattatttattttttttagattaaagattaaagtaccaatgattgtcacacacacactagatgtggtgaaatttgtcctctgcatttgacccatccccttggggagcagtgggcagcagcggcgccacgcccgggaatcattttggtgatttaacccccaactccaaccctttgttgctgagtgcctcttacggtatatatcaaaaataatattgagcaaaatttaattgaaatattgtcgatgtggccctccagcagtgctcgggttgctcatgcggcccccggtaaaaaataattgcccacccctgcactagtgcCATCTAATCTTGGAATTGCAATTGCATACAAGTTTAACTATATAATGCCTGCAAATGATATGGAGACATGTaagataacaactggacagcacagttaatcATAATCAGCCAACTGTTgaatgttaaattaaaaaaattgattttattaGTTCACAGTTAATATTTATGAATGGATGAACAGAAAaagaagtactgaaaattggtactgttgagtacctgTATCGATTCCAAGGTACCAgtaattggtaccgtatcagttTAAATGTGAAAAATACCCATCTGTTGTCGTAAAACTTTTTCCGCTACTTGTGGCAATGTCAATTAAACCAGGTGAtgcataattttttattatttccttattactatttgtatttttaatcacTAATTTTTTATGAGTGCCTTTAAttagtatatttttattttattcggCCTGATCTAAAACTTGTCAGGCATGTTGTCATATGTGCTGGATTATGTTTTAAATAGACAATATTTGTGATAACACGTATATAATtttactgattgattgattgaaatatttattagtagattgcacagtacagtacatattctgcacaattgaccactaaatggtaacacccaaataaattgttcaacttgtttaagtcggggtccacgttaatcaattcaaggTTTAGACCTGTTAAGctctaagtaggttagatataattatggaTTTAAATCAAGAGTATGATTACTAAATgtttgttaatatttgagtgggtctgTATGACAGGACAGCTCAcatgattccttttttttttcctatgcaGGTTGTGGTTTCAAAAAAGTGGGCGTGGTCTTACAGGAGGCGGGCGCAGAAAAAGGAGGAGGGCCTGGTGAGAAAGGGAGGGTGGGAGAGCTGCAGTGAAACCTCACCAGTGTGTTTGCAAGCGCTGCTTTTAAACTCTTAAGCTTCGTCTCAGCGTGGTTGACATGTGGACTTCTGGAGTTCTCCATCCCTGAGCACCACCATGGCAAGGTAATTGGATCTTGTTAGCGCTTTTGCCACCAAATGGCACTGGTTTTCCTTTTTCTTGTgcacattttatatttaatgcaGAGCACTGATGCACAATTGTTGATTTTTACAGTTCACCTGTTTGTGTAGAAGATAGGAAGCACGTATTGGTGAAGCATTTTTGTTTCCTCCACAGAACGTTCTGGTGAAGACAATCTGGTTCGGTGTGGTATCCCGGGTCACCCCTGCCCTCTACCCTCTAAATGAAACTGAGAGCGTCCCTCTTCCCTCTTTCGTCGCCTAGATTATCGCCAGTGATtgacacatgaacacaaacatgGTTTCCGACGGGCTCTGCCCCAACATCACATGCAACGACACGACGGTGAAGGGCGACAGTAAGCCGGCGACGAGCATCATCATGTTCTTGGCTGGCGTGGTGGGCAACCTTCTGGCCCTCTTCATCCTGGGCGTGCACCGTAAGGAACACCGCTCCAGGTCGTCCGTCTTCTCCATCCTGGTGACGGGTCTGGCCCTCACCGACCTGCTGGGCACGTGTCTCCTCAGCCCGCCCGTGTTCATCTGCTACGCCCGCAACGTGTCCCTCATCGGCCTGGGCGGCCAGGGCCTGTGTCAGCTGTTCGGCTGCGCCATGAGCTTCTTCGGCCTGGCGCCCACCCTCATCCTGTGCGCCATGGCCGTGGAGCGCTGCCTGGCTATTAGCCACCCGTACTTTTACTCGGTGCACATCCGCCGCAGCTTCGCCAAGGTCACGCTGGTCACCGTTTACCTCTTCTCCTTAGCCTTCTGCCTGCTGCCGCTCGGTGGCATCGGCAAGTTCAGGCAGTACTGCCCGGGCACCTGGTGCTTCATCGATATGGACGCCACGGGGGACGCCAACGCCGAGCGGGTGCAGGCCTTCTCGCTGTCGTACTCGTCCCTCATGGCTCTGCTCATCCTCGCCGTGTTCGTATGCAACGGCTCGGTGATCGTGAGCCTCTGCCGGATGCACCGCAGCCAGGTGATGCGGCGAGGCTCGGTGGGCTCCGCTGGCAGGAGGAGGAAGCTGAGCCTGGCCTGGTTCGGACGCGGCGAGGAGGAGGTGGACCACCTAGTGCTGCTGGCACTCATCACTGTTATCTTTGCGGTCTGCTCGCTGCCACTTACTGTaagttcttctttttcttctcctcagtgtgtgtttgcgtgtcgCTGCATCTTTGTTGTTGTGTGCTGACCACATGACACAGCAGAGCAAGTGTTGCTTAACACATTTGTCAGagggactttttaaaaaaaaagtggtttctGGTACATGTGTCGCTAGTTCCTCTATCACTCTGTCATGTTGTTGCTTTTCTCGAGACGTGTGTGGTCTGGTGCTCATGTCCggataaaacatgtaaaaaaaagatACTCTGTGCGGTTTGCTTAGCGTTCATAATACTGTAGGGCTACAGCTATAAAATGTTTTAGCAATCCATTGATTATTTGTTAGATTATTCGAGTAttcaaataaaacacattttatagtctCAATGCGTATTTGGTTGAGATAAACAAAGATATTTTTGATCGCCATATCCTTCATTATTTTTTCCTAATAAATGTGAGGGGTGTGCCAACCGatcggccaccgatcagtatTGGCCGATTTTCCTAAAAATGTATGTGATCACTATTGTGATcaatagtaagtaagtaagtacattttatttataaagcgcttttcacagataaaatcacaaagcgctgtacaaaaaataggtgaagtaaaacaaggaTTACAttcaaaacaacaggggcaacatcatacaaaggatacaaagtggattaaaaaggatagttaaaaggtgcattaactaaaagctttactaaaaagagaagttttcaaatgtttcttaaaagtttcaacacagtcaagataaaaaggatagttaaaaggtgcattaactaaaagctttactaaaaagagaagttttcaaatgtttcttaaaagtttcaacacagtcaagatcacggagggactggtgcaaattgttccaaagtctgggagctatagcctggtctccacaggttttaaaacaagtttttgggatctttagaagaccctgccctgaagagtaggggcatagcaagtcagtgatgtactgagggggcccaccatgcaacgcacggaatgtcaggactaaaatcttaaactcaatgcggaatttaactggaagccaatgaagactggataaaacgggggtgatatgggctgttctgggtgcaccggtcaaaagtctggcagccgcattttgtacagtctgaagtccctttagcgttgacttgttgaaaagagaattgcaatagtcaatgcggaacgaaatgaacgcgtgaatgatcatttcgagatccaattttgacaacaaatttctcactttagaaatatttctgagatgataaaaacagtttttggtcagttgacgacagtgaccctccaaagacatggactgatcaaacacaaccccttttataatgccttttaatgccaatCACAAACGCCAATCCTCTCTGGCTGACAAGACTCTCCATACACGGTGTGTAGCTGCTCTCCTAAGACaaaggtcggcaacccaaaatgttgaaagagccatattggaccaaaaatacaaaaaaaaatctgtctggagctgcaaaaaattaaaagccttctataaattatataatgaagtcaacacatgatataagtgtctatataagctatattagcctactattagcctactatcaaaatgtgtcgcaggctgacacaaatcttcgttgacaaaaatgttgaaaggtaatatttattctacacatttttacaacattgtaaatatttgtaaaacttctcagaaagtgagataactcctctaaattactgtcttagaatggccaaatgtatatactgtatgtgtgtgtccaagttaaaggaaacggcaggctgtcttcttctaatggattgtaacaatctatgcaagctgggtaacgtttgctgtggtctgttaACGCCCCACAAAcaacagaaatgcagccaatattacattcagataatatgtcatgagacatgcaaatataaattaaatacacagaggacatagaaaattaaatgagctcaaatataccggcAAGTTAGGCTTAtgactgcaatatgtacatatagctagcctaaatagcatgttagcatcgattatctTACAGTCATgtcctgaccaaatatgcctgattagcactccacacaagtcagtaacatcaacaaagttcacctttgtgcattcacgcacagcataaaaagtgtggtggacaaaatgacacaaagAAAGAGGGGCATATAATATGTCTTTCTttggcatcgttgaagaaagttatacatacatacacaaacgaCGGTGAGTTCAACgtccgccaaaataagtaggacaaaacggcgctcgccaaatactctcatcagagaatcatgtttaatataaacagtgggatttgtaacaattaaggagatttgtgtcatgtttgtcctcctacagaaacccaatctttttctattttcatacatttttgaaaaagctccaggttgcagacccccgccCTAACCTAATAATGATCACCTCCTTTATGACATATAAACCGCCTTTCTTTGTGTCTTAATTACCCTCATCTCTGGAGGAGGAATCTAAACATGTCACCCACCGAGCGCAACATTCCTATAGCTAAGCTAACCGCGAAGCTAGCTTTAACAAGAAATACGTGCTTTGTAAAGTTTAGGAGGTGTAGCTGGAACCACATTATAGCTATTAACAgataattaacaagtagattaataagtgtctagaccaggggtgcccaaacattTTGCCTCAAGGGGccgaagtgaaaatgtgccaatggtccGCGGGCCAAATATCGACGATTTTTTTACCATGCAACAACACGAGTGAGGCATTTAGCCTCTTACCGCCTTATATAAAAATAAGGTAGTAGAGATTCTCACAGTTGTGCCTCGGTTGACATTTCAACTATACTTGttttatgtacagtcgtggtcaaaagtttacatacacttgtaaagaacat from Entelurus aequoreus isolate RoL-2023_Sb linkage group LG10, RoL_Eaeq_v1.1, whole genome shotgun sequence includes the following:
- the ptgir gene encoding prostacyclin receptor; the encoded protein is MNTNMVSDGLCPNITCNDTTVKGDSKPATSIIMFLAGVVGNLLALFILGVHRKEHRSRSSVFSILVTGLALTDLLGTCLLSPPVFICYARNVSLIGLGGQGLCQLFGCAMSFFGLAPTLILCAMAVERCLAISHPYFYSVHIRRSFAKVTLVTVYLFSLAFCLLPLGGIGKFRQYCPGTWCFIDMDATGDANAERVQAFSLSYSSLMALLILAVFVCNGSVIVSLCRMHRSQVMRRGSVGSAGRRRKLSLAWFGRGEEEVDHLVLLALITVIFAVCSLPLTIAGFINAIRPFCGDDENLTAFRFYAFNPIVDPWVFIICRKSVLRHLRSLLSCRFGKGAGVKNPANGAMSLPLEAHIRRHSSDESRSNFYSGLPASPSKSSPLCK